A region from the Buteo buteo chromosome 19, bButBut1.hap1.1, whole genome shotgun sequence genome encodes:
- the PEX26 gene encoding peroxisome assembly protein 26 — protein sequence MRSEPLAWPPVSAQAAALLEEAADLLVLHRDFAAAVEKCEAGCDSLGPGPGPGTGPGSSAEVKCSLCVVGIQALAEMNRWREVLSWVLQYYHVPEHLPPKVLELCILLYSKVREPQVMLEVGSSWLRDQTNKSLPEYGSLLELYLLNVLLPLGQFEGAEELVRGCDVFDSEQQLAFLGTICESRCQWTQREEMHSAAEEQQDAATETVLGALSQKLLTMLTLLRRALRSMSSHFCLLPYKKMLLATFLLYLVVVRLDPASPTSLPFIYKLVQLFRQAWTAVFSPIHRPPIQD from the exons atgaGGAGCGAGCCTCTGGCCTGGCCCCCGGTCTCGGCCCAGGCGGCCGcgctgctggaggaggcggcGGACCTGCTGGTGCTGCACCGGGACTTCGCCGCCGCCGTGGAGAAGTGTGAGGCGGGCTGCGACAGCTtgggccccggccccggccctggGACCGGCCCCGGGAG TTCTGCAGAAGTGAAATGCTCCCTTTGTGTTGTGGGAATTCAGGCGCTGGCTGAGATGAACCGGTGGAGAGAAGTTCTGTCTTGGGTCCTACAGTATTACCATGTCCCTGAACATCTGCCTCCAAAAGTtctggagctgtg tatCCTGTTATACAGCAAAGTGAGAGAGCCCCAGGTGATGCTGGAGGTTGGCAGTAGCTGGCTGAGAGACCAAACCAATAAGAGCCTCCCCGAGTACGGTTCATTGCTGGAGCTCTATCTGTTAAATGTGTTGCTTCCGCTTGGTCAGTTTGAGGGGGCAGAAGAGCTTGTACGTGGCTGTGATGTTTTTGACAGTGAGCAGCAGCTAGCATTTCTCGGGACCATTTGTGAAAGCCGATGTCAGTGGACTCAACGAGAAGAGATGCACTCggctgctgaagagcagcaagacgCAGCAACAGAAACTGTTTTGG GTGCTCTGTCCCAAAAGCTCTTGACCATGTTGACGTTGCTACGTAGAGCACTGAGGTCCATGTCTAGCCACTTCTGTTTACTTCCTTACAAAAAGATGCTCTTGGCTACTTTTCTGCTCTACCTGGTGGTGGTGAGATTAGACCCAG ctTCTCCCACATCACTGCCGTTCATTTACAAACTGGTCCAGCTCTTCCGACAGGCTTGGACAGCTGTATTTTCTCCAATCCATAGGCCTCCAATTCAAGACTAA